The Candidatus Neomarinimicrobiota bacterium nucleotide sequence AAAGGAAAAATTTTTAGCATGATCATCTCTATTGCCTGTGAGCACATTGAATACTCCGAGCCGGAACAGTCGGTAAGCATCTTCGATATTTCCAGTCAAAATGCGAGTTGCCTTGATTAGATCTACGTAATCCAGAGCAGGATATCGATGACTGGCATTCAATAGTCCTGAGGCAGTCAGCATATGTATCTTATTGGTACCTACTCGATCAAATCTTCTCACTCCGAAGTATTTATCCTCAAAAAGTGCTGTCTCGGGCATGATGATCTTGCAGAGCTTCGCAACCCTGGAATATTTATATTCAACCTCACCAATATCTGAGGCATCTTGAGGAGCAGGGAATTTCACCAGCCAGGACCGACCATCCACTTGCAGCATCACTTTTGGCCTGGCACCTCCTGAAGACCCTCCTACTGCAACCAAAAGCTCCAGGTTCTGTGTGTATTGAGTCTCAGCTAAAATCTTTTCTATTTCAGCCGCAATAGTTGGAATATCCAACTTACTCTGATTATTACTAAAACTCCGGTCAGGCCGATACTCCAGAGCACCCATACCAGCACCCCCTACCAGGCTTAAGCGATCCAGAAGTGACAATGACCGATGATCAATTCCTCTACTGGCCAGCAATCGATCAAGCAATAGATTTCCCCAACCATCAGGTAAACTGTCGTTGAATACACCAAAGCCGCCAGAAAATGGTTCTGCTGCTGCCAGGAAAAGACGAGGCTTTAGCGGCAAATAGAATGGTGATATGGCAAAGCCAGTAGCTAGGAATTGAGGGGTATATTCAAAAGCGCATCGCATTTCTGCCGTTATAGCTAATCTACCGACAATTTGATCACCTAGATATACTTCTGATTTTTCAACTGGTTTAAACATTTCTGGCTCGCTTGCGACTGTGCTTCTGTTTCGACTTCAGCAAATCATCCATGTTCCTATATTCCATGGTAGGGAATAAATGATGAAAGGCTTCCAAAGCCTCTAATACTTGGGCAATCCTCAACAGGTTAGCTAAAGATATTTTATACTGTGATTCAAATCGCTTAATACTTCCTAGACTCACACCAGACCGATGAGCCAGAGTTGCCTGGGTAACATTTTGGGAAATCCGAAACGCCTTCATCCTTTCAGCGATCCCCCGAGCAATAGCTGGTGGATTGAAATCATCTAATATAAATTTATTATTGTCCATTATATTAGCCC carries:
- a CDS encoding type II toxin-antitoxin system HipA family toxin, which codes for MFKPVEKSEVYLGDQIVGRLAITAEMRCAFEYTPQFLATGFAISPFYLPLKPRLFLAAAEPFSGGFGVFNDSLPDGWGNLLLDRLLASRGIDHRSLSLLDRLSLVGGAGMGALEYRPDRSFSNNQSKLDIPTIAAEIEKILAETQYTQNLELLVAVGGSSGGARPKVMLQVDGRSWLVKFPAPQDASDIGEVEYKYSRVAKLCKIIMPETALFEDKYFGVRRFDRVGTNKIHMLTASGLLNASHRYPALDYVDLIKATRILTGNIEDAYRLFRLGVFNVLTGNRDDHAKNFSFLYKDNQWQLAPAYDLVPSPGFGGNHTTTMAGSGQPDRNDMVTVSDQCDLDRKVSQNVIDEVYELSTPIRQIHW
- a CDS encoding helix-turn-helix transcriptional regulator — translated: MDNNKFILDDFNPPAIARGIAERMKAFRISQNVTQATLAHRSGVSLGSIKRFESQYKISLANLLRIAQVLEALEAFHHLFPTMEYRNMDDLLKSKQKHSRKRARNV